The Alnus glutinosa chromosome 7, dhAlnGlut1.1, whole genome shotgun sequence genome includes a region encoding these proteins:
- the LOC133873169 gene encoding NDR1/HIN1-like protein 3 has protein sequence MADKQSLNGAYYGPSIPPTRKSYHRHGHGRGSGCCGCFGCLFGCLCDCIFGLIFKIVFTILVIVGLAALIVWLILRPNNLKFHVTDASLTQFSFTTTTNTLQYNMALNLTVRNPNKRIGIYYDTIQANGYYEGQRFGTVDLTPFYQGHKNTTVLSTAFDSQHVVVLGTDELSNFNSATSDGIYSIDLKLNLKIRAKVGWIKIGKFKPKIKCGLKVPLTSNASSFETTKCSLDL, from the coding sequence ATGGCAGACAAACAATCCCTGAATGGTGCCTACTACGGCCCCTCAATCCCACCGACGCGAAAATCCTACCACCGCCACGGCCACGGCCGCGGCAGTGGTTGCTGCGGCTGCTTTGGGTGCCTTTTCGGCTGCCTCTGCGATTGCATTTTCGGCCTCATTTTCAAAATCGTCTTCACTATCCTCGTAATCGTTGGCCTCGCCGCCCTAATCGTCTGGCTCATCCTCCGCCCCAACAACCTCAAGTTCCACGTCACCGACGCGTCTCTCACGCAGTTCAGtttcaccaccaccaccaacacGCTCCAGTACAACATGGCGCTCAACCTCACCGTCAGAAACCCCAACAAGAGGATTGGCATATACTACGACACCATCCAAGCCAACGGTTACTACGAAGGCCAGAGATTTGGCACGGTGGATTTGACGCCGTTCTACCAAGGGCACAAGAACACGACTGTATTGAGCACCGCGTTCGACAGCCAGCATGTGGTGGTTCTGGGAACTGACGAGCTCTCCAATTTTAATTCGGCGACGAGTGATGGGATCTACAGTATTGATTTGAAGCTGAATCTTAAAATCAGGGCGAAGGTTGGTTGGATCAAGATTGGGAAGTTCAAGCCCAAGATCAAGTGTGGGTTAAAGGTTCCTTTAACCTCTAATGCAAGTAGCTTTGAGACTACCAAATGCAGTTTGGATCTCTGA
- the LOC133873583 gene encoding NDR1/HIN1-like protein 10: protein MAKGGCGCCSCLCGCLFSCILSLIFQILFTLLVIVALVGFVFWLIFRPNEVKFHVTDASLTQFNFSTSDNTLHYNLALNISVRNPNRRIGIYYDSIEANAYYQGQRFDTETPAPFFQGHKNTSVLSPVFKGQQLVPLGTSEVSNFDSDKADGIFAITLRLNLRIRFKVGWFKVGHFKPKIKCDLNVPLKSNGTSSPATFQSTKCSFDF, encoded by the coding sequence ATGGCGAAAGGTGGTTGCGGCTGTTGCAGCTGCCTCTGTGGGTGCCTCTTCAGTTGCATTCTAAGCCTAATCTTCCAAATCCTCTTCACGCTGCTCGTCATCGTGGCCTTGGTGGGCTTCGTCTTCTGGCTCATCTTCCGCCCCAACGAGGTCAAGTTCCACGTCACCGACGCCTCGCTCACCCAGTTCAACTTCTCCACCAGCGACAACACGCTCCACTACAACCTTGCCCTCAACATCTCCGTCAGGAACCCCAACAGGCGCATCGGCATCTACTACGACAGCATCGAGGCCAACGCTTACTACCAGGGCCAGCGGTTCGACACCGAGACTCCGGCACCGTTTTTCCAGGGGCACAAGAACACGTCTGTTCTCAGCCCCGTCTTCAAAGGGCAGCAATTGGTCCCGCTGGGCACCAGCGAGGTCTCCAACTTCGATTCGGATAAGGCCGACGGGATTTTTGCTATTACTCTCAGGCTAAATCTTCGCATCAGGTTCAAGGTCGGTTGGTTCAAGGTCGGCCACTTCAAGCCCAAGATCAAGTGCGACTTAAACGTTCCTCTCAAGTCTAATGGCACATCATCACCTGCAACGTTTCAGTCTACCAAGTGCAGCTTCGATTTCTGA